Part of the Carassius auratus strain Wakin chromosome 8, ASM336829v1, whole genome shotgun sequence genome is shown below.
GACACGTAAAAGAGAACGCTAAAACTAAAcgttgccaagtaagacatgttaaCCCAATccttacccctaaacctacacatacggaaattaaccatggttttattgtagtaaaaaaaatgtagtaaccatgtttttttaacCAGTATTGTGATTACCGTTTGtgtaaccacagttttactacaaataccacgTTATGAATCAAAACCATCTAGTTAGCCCACCATGGCTGAATTTTAGTAAACATAGGTTTTCGGTTTTATTTGTGgtaaaaacatggttaattttcataagggcaactctacccataatttattcttacctaaaatcagtgggaaatggtatctgattaacaagggtgtagaagcgcCTGACCCTGATCATAAGCTGAAACTGAGAGACGTTGTCCATCGTTTCTGATTGGTCGATTGAAATGCTGTTACAGGAACTGATGGAGACAGATGTCACGGTGAACACTTACTTGTCCGTTTTGACAGCTCGGACAGTTCAGCGAGCTCTGCTGCCATCACTCGTCCTCCAGCTGGAGGCGTTTGCCGGGGTGCTGGCGCTTCTCCTGGCCGCTGCTTCTGTCCAGGAGCTCCAGCAGGACGCTGGCTGGATCACAGTCCTCACACAGTCTCTTCCCGGGGTGCTGGCGCTTGTGGAGCTGGCTCTGCTCGCTGGGCTCCTCCAGCATCAGACGCTTCCCGGGGTGCTGCCTCCTCAGCCGGACGCTGTCCTCCTCTCGTTTACCGGGATGCTGTCTCTTCTCCAGCCACGCCGTCTGCTCTCCTGGAGAAACATCAGGACGTCAGCTCTGGGAACATTAACTCTGGAGAAGTCAACACAAGCATTTCTACAGAGTATAACTGGTTTCTTTTGAAACTTTGTGCTTGTTCTGATGGTAAATCTTACACAGTTTGTATTTTATTGTCCATTTGTTACATGCAGAGAaggttacagtgtaattatacactCAAgtgctgagtaatattaattaactatacTGTATGTAATTACTGTATGATTAGGATTATAATTTGCATGTAATAATGCAtagttaattgttattataatagtacacaaaacacacacacaatttgaatAGTGACTGAATGAATGTGTGATATTGTGAGAATAAACAATGAATCAGTAAAAAGATGTCTCGTGTGTCAGTAGTTGTTGTAGATGTGTTCAGCTGTGAGCAGACACCGTTGGCGTAGTTCTGGTCCTCCATCTGTGAGAGCATGGAGCCGAGCAGCTGGAGCAGCTCATCCTGAGACGGGTCACTCTCACCCGGCAGGGTCTGAGTCTGGACCCCGGGCGACACACACACCGTCAGAGAGGCCAAGAGGATCACACACACCGCCCTCATCACAAGCTCTGTcctgctgatgacacacagcacCTGACACATGTGACAAGagactgtacacacacacacacacacacacacacacacacaacaccagtCTGCTCAGGACTCGGGTCAGAGAAGGTGCTTACACTGCATTTACACTCTAATTATACATTCAAATACTGAGCAATATTAATGAactacatgcacttactatatggttaggtttaggattCAGGATAACTTGCATGTAAGTATGCATCatttatagttattataatagtaagtacctGTAGCATGAGTAACAAGTGTTGTGATGTGTTCTCACCTGCGGTGCGGAGCTGCTTCACCTGGAGTCTGATGATGCTCGGTGGACGCGTCTGTTAGTGGACTGAAGCGTCGAAGTCGCGCGGATACTTTATATAGGCGCTCCTCGCCCCCCCGCGCGACCCTCTGACGTCATGCGGCGGAACTCAAGACTTTGATGTGAGGTTTTGTCCTGTAGGGGGCAGTGTGCTGCAGAGACACGGTCTGTTCATTCAGAAAACtgacacacaccaacacacaacgGCATAGAAATGTCTTTCTttaaaccaatgagagctttttTTTGTCACTTGTATTTATTTGGAAAGGGACTAATGTTTAACTAATGTTTAACATAATTGTTTTCCTTTAGTGCATCGCAACTTTATTTCCTCCGCGGTCACCATTATCACATTTtcgtaataaaataaataacacaacaaATTGATtgataatacataaaatacaacgtttaaaaatgtaaatagtctCAACAGAGacttataatcatttataatcgtttatcatcattttatttatcaatttcatcaaataatcatttataataatcgTGATAGCCATTTCATGGATTCATTTATTGATTAGAGAGTTATATTATATGTCTTTTATACTATATTTCTAATAAACTCTGCTCTATTTTAATCATCAGCACTTCATCTCCAGCTCCTGCTCTTCGCTGGCTTTTCTTCAGTCCACTTCCTGGTTGATAGAGGACTGTTAATACAGTTTTGGGAATCAGACAGGACTCGCTGTACTCTGCTGAGACAAAACTGCTCATTTCTGACAGGATCCAGCGTCCCGGACTGGATCTTAGCATGATCTAACAAGTGACATATTCAAATATTGCCATATACTTAAAGGTTTCATACTGTTTCATAAATGTATTGTTGGTATATTAGCAGCATGTTTGatatgttttcagtttttctcAGATGACATGAGTTGCTAGATACTGTACTGTGCAGTATATGAGCGAAACACTGCTCTGGATATTGGTCACCactgttggggagtaactaattACATGTAACTAaactacattatttaattatataataaatgtaactgtaaacttacaattacttattaaaaaaaagcgtaattaaattaaagttactaaTGAAACTGTCAACAATCACGAAGGGGCTTACATCAGATTTAActgactgctctaaaatatgtGTCACCAAAAATGGCCATAACACTATAGTTTCTTGAACGTGGAGTGTGTTAGTAACACACTCTTAGTGATGGACGTGTTTGTGTCTCTTAGCTGGTTTTGCTAGATTACATGACATTTAGTCTGAGCTGAGTGTTGCATCGCTTTCTTGCTTTTAAAGACGTCCCGAAGAAGCCCTAATCTTCTTTCAGAGTTATAATGAGGAATATACTGGGCCAGGAACTGACGGGCGACCGAAGTCTCATTCCTAAAGCAAACATCATTCTGCTGGATGTTCTTCCTCTAAGCCTCGCTGAATTCATCTCCACAAACTCTCATACGGTCGCCAGCTGATGGGAGAAGGGCAGCGAGGGAATCACCGTGTGATGGAATAAATCAGGCCTCTTAATGCGCTGTCACGTCCAATACTTCAGCTGTCAATACCAATCTTTTCATATGAACAGTGGGAAAAAGAAGAGGAATTAATTGGTTTACATTTAGGCGGACTTCCTGAGCATGAGATGACATGAAACAAAGAAATCAGTCTGATGTCTGTTTCCCTCACCGAATGAATGAAACAATAAACCGTGAAACATGCTCATAATTAGAAACATCTGCGATCTGTTCACACGATTTGGAGACGGAGAGCCGTCGAACTAACGGTCAATGTTTGtctgaaaaaaaactttttgttcaGACATAATGATCAGtgtatgtttagtttttttctttggcCATTTCATTGCTTCATCTTACTTGTGAAGATAACTTGTGGATGGAGAAGCTGATGCTCTAGTTTGTTGTGGAAGGGTGTGTGCATGTACACATCCTTTGGCAAAAAGATATGAGTGTCTAGTAAACatggaaaatgtttattttttcctcatCTTTTGATTTTGCAGTGTTCCAAAATCACTGCGATGCAAAGAGTTCCTGATGTCTTTCAATGGTTTGGAAAGAAGATGCATCCTTGATTAACACTTGAATCTAAATGCTATTGTTGTTCATTGTGGAGCATCAAATGGTTATTTAGTAAGATTCTCTAATAGAAAGTACATCTGGGGGTCTAGAGATGAATACACAACATTATGTAATGGTTAgaaattgcacattttatttaaacgtcccatttttcatgcttttttgaagctttgattgtgtttacagtgtgaaatataacatgtgttcatgttttgcgtgtaaaaaaacacagtatttttcacacaattcacctatctgtataccactgttttcactgtcataaaaaccatagacagtaaaagaaatggacacagcgaccccattggaactcaattgagacaaatgaagcccatttttagtgttttttagcagttccgtttctgacgcgcagactcaaacgaagcttgacgacgtcagcaacctgtctgacagatgtaaatcttctagtagctgtgcgtgcaaactgccatcgttaatcttgcagagacggcgagcttgagcggggagttctttggcgtgagtgagcaggagtaagtattctgattaattattttgtatagtattttaaaatgtaacgccagtacgccatattaagttaattgcctgcgagcttctcctcctgtctgtacggtaatgcgacagagagccgagtggttatgacgcaatcgttagcctattttttacaaaaactgtttatacggggccataatgtaacatagaaggtaatggagcactttatacattgtcgtgtatctttagaaataaataatggacaaacagagtctttaaacgcctcagatgtaaagttattcactgtcaaagtgacgccaaaatgaatgggagtcaatgggaatgctaacgcaagtgaagctctgctacaagatggcagcccccacccgacttcaacttccggtcgagttccttgccccttgataaaaacgggctgatgacttccttgttctatgaagtccctccttcagaaatacgtaacgagttctgattgggccagcggttcctgtgctgtgattcgacagcagctgagcacgTTCTGTCCCCCTTGTaaacgtgattggactagttttggagtagttttgagaagcaagtggacaggagcatgtgctggagatgtacttataatcacaggagcgtttttactgatgagatgcgcatgaaaatcacatttgattttttgcacagccctaacatctaattaacaaagctaaacagcgttgccctttgtgtaataagttacagaaacgcaccaacttaaatactaaaatacacttaccagtcgtggtccataaacaacgccttctccagacaaagagggaactgctccatctttcaagaataatctttgtgtgaatccagcattaaactgattgagattgaggaagctgtcctcagcaaaatgagctgcacatagttttacatgtagattataattttcaggaaccgagttaaacataaattgtaaccattaatctccaagtacagcgtccctgggaagcccaaacaaagatgattggactccgagatgaaaataacagcgtttcggcGACATGACGACAAACACACTCAACAAATGcaactcttccttcttctccgtcggagtgtttgtgtattcatgtgggtggagcttagtcaaagaactgttttagtgacgtcattactgcaggaactagaggggtgtagtccaaacgggtcgttttttgtaggcgaattctgttaaataaaatatctcgcttggcattgaactttgagctttagcattttacagatattatttatactctaacaacaacattacacactaactaaagtttacaACATGGGGtcatgaagaacgggacctttaataccTATTATGGCACCACTTTACTCTTTACTCTAAGGACTTTAACTGCTTATCATTGAACACTATATGATCTACCTTACTGCGATGTTTGCAGGCTCAGCAAATGCTGCACACGTGGTCCGTTGCACTATGAAGCACTATGTTGTTAGTATTGTGCTACTGTTAGATATGTCCCTATATTTTTACTATGATGCTCTCagagataaatataaaaaatattgtttgattattattacttacatttaaattaaaattaactaaatttATTACTTACATTTCTAGACATTTAAGAGCTATGCTTTTCTACATacatatatcatttatatatagcaTTATATTAATGCACACATCATAAATGACTGTTTCCGTTAAAGCCTATTCGTCATTTTAGGTTCAGTGTTAAAATCTACTACTTCAACTTTATTCTGTGCCTTGATTTATAGGCCACCTAACCTGAGCAGTGCTTTCAGAATTTATAACTTGTCTTGCCTCTGTATGATCATATGTTAATTTTAGGTgactttaatgtacatttatgcTGCCCAGGTCGACCCTTTGTTGCTGAATTTTGTAATGTCTTGGATTCCTTTGGTCTAAGTCAACACATAAATCGAGCAACACATGTCCTTGGTCATACTCTCGACCTTATATTGTCCTATGGGACACGTATTGATAATGTTAATATTGAAAATGCTTCCTTCTCTGATCACAAGCTGATTGTTTTTAATGTCCCTGCTGTAAGCTCTGCTGTGTTAATTACGCCTATTGGCTACTACTCCCGTTTTATAAACTCACTTACTGCTTCTCAGTTTAGTGAATGTTATCTAGCTAATGCTGTTGAATTATCTATCTTAAATGCTGCCGAGTCTTCCTCTGGGCCCGATGACttgattactttattttatacattttgttccTTAGGTCCCAGGAACCTAGGTGTCATCTTAGACTCTGAATTATGCTTAACCAAGCAAATAAATTctgttgttaaaaatagtttttatcaaCTATGGATTATTTCTATACTTAAATCATTAAGGTATTTCATGCTTTTATCACATCATGTTTAGATTATTGCAACTCCTTGTATTTGGGCCTTCCTCTATCCAGAGAAACGAGTCTTATTATATGGGTGTATTTTATACTGgctatacaggccaccagggcaccatacagactttattaaagagtttggtgattctACATCcgagataaagttttaatagttgtagattttaatatccatgttgataatgaaaaagatgcattgggatcagcatttatagacattctgaactctattggtgttagacaacacgtttcaggacctactcattgtcgaaatcatactctagatttaatacggtcacatggaattgatgttgatagtgttgaaattattcagccaagtgatgatatctcagatcattatttagttcagTGTAAACCTCATATAGCcgaaattgtaaattctacttcttgttacaagtatcgaagaaccatcacttctaccacaaaagactgctttttaagttatcttcctgatttatctgaattccttagcatatccaaaacctcagtacaacttgatgatgtaacagaaactatggactctctcttttctagcactttaaatacagttgctcctttacgcttaaggaaggttaaggaaaacagtttgacaccatggtataatgagcatactcgcaccctaaagagagcagcccgaaaaatggagcacagctggaggaaaacaaaactagaggtatttcgtattgcttggcgggaaagtaacctatcctacagaaaagcattaaaaactgctagatctgattacttttcttctcttttagaagaaaacaaacataaccccaggtatttattcaatacagtggctaaattaacgaaaaataaagcctcaacaagtgttgacatttcccaacaccacagcagtaatgactttatgaactactttacttctaaaatcaatactattagagataaaattgcaaccattcagccgtcagctacagtatcacatcagacagtgcactatagaccccctgaggaacagttccactcattctctactataggagaggaagaattgtataaacttgttaaatcatctaaacctacaacacgtatgttagaccctataccatctaagctcctaaaaaaggtgcttccagaagtcataggtcctcttctgactattattaattcctcattgtcattaggatatgtccccaaaaccttcaaactggctgttattaagcctctcataaaaaatccacaacttgaccccaaagaactagttaattatagaccaatctcgaatctcccttttctgtccaagatactagaaaaggtggtatcctcacaattatattccttcttagagaaaaatggtatatgtgaggatttccagtcaggatttagaccgtatcatagtactgagactgctctccttagagttacaaatgatctgctcttatcatctgatcgtgtgtgtatctctctattagttttattggatcttagtgctgcgtttgacacaattgaccacagcattcttttgcataaacttgaacactttgttggcattaagtgcattagcatggtttaaaaactttaataactttaataattatttttaataacctagaacactgtctaagacttgatggctgctctgtcaattcttcgtcatcagttaggaacctaggtgtgctatttgatcgcaatctttccttagaaagccacgtttctagcatttgtaacaCTGCATTATTTcacctcaaaaatatatctaaattacggcttatgctctcaatgtcaaatgcagaaatgttaatccatgcatttatgacctcaaggttagattattgtaatgctttattgggtggttgttctgcacgcttagtaaacaaactacagctagtctaaaatgcagcagcaagagttcttactagaaccaggaagtatgaccatattagcccagtcctgtcataGCTGCACTGGCTActtatcaaacatcgtatagattttaaaatattgcttattacttataaagccctgaatggtttagcaccacAGTAtatgaatgagctccttttacattatactcctctacgtccgctacgttctgaaaactcaggcaatttgataatacctagaatatcaaaatcaactgcgggcggcagatccttttcctatttagaaCCAAAACTGTTGTCAAGTCAGACTGTTGTCttaggagacaaggtctttagaggggatctgtatctgtggCTCATCTAGGTGTCCTggtttcagggctgtagaggtccttgggagaaaccaggctcagttggggtcagttctcctctgaccagacgaaaccagtagttcaattccagactgcagcaggagttttggttccttgccgctgttgcctctggcttgcttagtttggtAAACTTAATTTCCAGCGATATCATCAACTTGATtgtacagatactatttaaactgaactgagctagatgatgacatcactgaattaaatgatgaactgcctttaaccaAAAACTGAGTGCATATTATTGTCCTTTTACATTGACACACTTTTTTCCTATTTTGATAgtgtaaagctgctttggaaaAGTctttattgttaaaagcactgtataaataaaggtgagttgacttgacttgacaacagTAAGGGTTAAACAATGGAATCCATAAATTAAGAattttcataaaagaaaaaaaagagaagaattaTCGTATAATTTAACAGTTAAGCACGAAACATTATTGGTTATTCACTGTTCCTGTAAAAAGACTAGCAATAAATAGGTCTGATATAGTTTGCTAAATGTGACTGTTACTGAATACTTCTCTGTCTTGTCTGAGCTGTCAGCTGCGTTTGAGGTTGTTggactcatgaatattaaacttGTCTCTGTTCTgccaaactgatttgctgaataaaaatgcagGGACGCTAAACTTTTTTCAAATATCACAATCTCGCAAATAGAAAGGAATCTCTCTTATAATTTCTTGGTGGAGTACACTAAGGCTCTAGGATTAAAGTTCTCTACCACTAGACAcgttaatttgctgcttattaatagttagtaaggtagttgttaagtttagtaaAGGGTCGGATTAAGGGATCTCAAACAGTGGTTTTTCaatcctggtcttttcaaggagTCTCTCCTAACGAGCTAATGATGGGAATCAGGGCTGTTAAATGAGGGTGGGTGGGTGTCCAGGACCAgtattgaaaaccactgatctggAATATGGTCATGCTGAATAGGGCATTAATATGTGCCTTtataagtaatacattttaatttagtaaacaaattaataaataaattcaagctTAGTAGTGCCTTCCCCAACCTCATTTGCCAAAGAAGTTGTCAATCCCGTGACGAACCTGCATTTGGGCAGATAATAGCCTATGATATATACTGCTTGATTTTGCATGGTGTGAATGaataatcagcattttttttaacaatgtacaACAACTGAAGAGAAATCAGGACCTAACTAAAATAAAGTCAGATGAAGATGTAGATGATGGTACCGTGCACTATGAAAAGCTGGCACAGAAGGCTGTGATCTTTAGCATCCTTGTTAGCACACCCGCCTCCCTCGCTGGAAACGCTGGTTCGAATCCTGCTAGGAGTGAGTGAGAGGAGTAGAACCGGAGGGGTTACATTTACTATAGAAAAGCTAATGCTTgcggtgtttggccaatcacaatgcactgggtcagttggccaatcagaacagactGCGCTTTTCAGAGGGAGGGActcgtttgagagaggcggggcatagaggaacttcaataatgtacagtatctgaaaaatcatgttaaagcatgtcaacatattctgttacaccaaatacacaaa
Proteins encoded:
- the trh gene encoding pro-thyrotropin-releasing hormone isoform X1, whose amino-acid sequence is MCQVLCVISRTELVMRAVCVILLASLTVCVSPGVQTQTLPGESDPSQDELLQLLGSMLSQMEDQNYANGEQTAWLEKRQHPGKREEDSVRLRRQHPGKRLMLEEPSEQSQLHKRQHPGKRLCEDCDPASVLLELLDRSSGQEKRQHPGKRLQLEDE
- the trh gene encoding pro-thyrotropin-releasing hormone isoform X2; translation: MRAVCVILLASLTVCVSPGVQTQTLPGESDPSQDELLQLLGSMLSQMEDQNYANGEQTAWLEKRQHPGKREEDSVRLRRQHPGKRLMLEEPSEQSQLHKRQHPGKRLCEDCDPASVLLELLDRSSGQEKRQHPGKRLQLEDE